A stretch of DNA from Oreochromis aureus strain Israel breed Guangdong linkage group 23, ZZ_aureus, whole genome shotgun sequence:
GAGCAGACTCTCATTCATCTGCCTGTCTTTtactgaaaagaaagaaaattacaaTCACGCCAGTGCTCAGTCAATAAAAAAGACCTCTAACCTCTAGCATATATACGAATCAGCCATGATGATTTGATGTTACCTTTCTCCTGAAGGCTTGGAGGTCATGACCCAGAGTAAATATTCCTTGGCAGCCATGGAATCCAGCACCTTGTTCACATCGCTGGTGAAGCTTCCATCTACGTGCCTCTTGCTGAATCTTTCACCCCATCTTTCCATTTCAGATCTGAGTATGTACACAGGCACACAATGTAAACACTGCCCCCTAAGGGTCAGTAACCCCACAGTACAGAAACCAGACAATTTAGCTGTAAAATTTGATCTGCACTGGAAAAATCATCAGTTTTTCATGTGATTATTTTCATCATAAGTGAAAAGATTGTTGTGGTGTAATCATTTCCTAACTGCTTCATTGTCTATTTGCATGGTTCATGTCTCATTGCACAGTGTGAGTAAGATATGATCAACACAGTGGAAAAGTTCAGGTGATTTATTTTGGCACAATCACAAGAaacactaagaaaaaaaaagcagtggaAAGGGGGAAAAAGGTTGAAGAAGCAAGAAGAATCAGCTGATTAGCTCGAGTTCTCTGTTTTGCTCTCCCCATCATGGTGGAATCAGACACAAGCAGGCCATTTTAGAAGGTTTGGGTATTGTAGGAGGAGATGCACGCGAAGAAAAGGAGGGCGGCCTACTCTCTTCGGACTTGTCCAGACTTGAGATTGGCAACAAAGTCTTTGATTGCCTGGTCTTTGAGGAAGGAGCTTACATCGCTGGTGAAGGTGCCATCTGCGTGTCGCTTCTCCGCAGCACTAAAAAACACAGAGACGGACCACTTGATATATGTCTTTTTTATACTATAATATGGAACATATGAGTCAATTATAAAGGCGTGTTCTTATGTGAGGTACCTTATATTTACACTCCAGTGCTTTTAAATGtaagattttacatttacaaatatAAAAGATCAACTCACTAAAGACTAGCTCTGAATTCCTCACAAAATGTGTGGCTTGCTGGGCACCTGTGTCAGATGCTTTGGAAATGAGCTGTTTAAGGCCTAAGGAGGCCAATAGACAGGCAAatagagaaatggctcttttattattattcttatgacCCCTCTGATTTATCTGCAGAGGCTTTGGAAGGGCCAGGCCCCTAGTTTGAGAACCAAAATGTATATAAATACATGACATGTTAGGCTGCTGTTCTTGCATACACACACTCCTTTACTGCTGCTACTTTAAGCACTGTTTTGTATTACGTGTTTCACTTGTACAATTGAACACTACTCAGCTAGTTTCCTTAGCTACCTCAAAAGATCAGTTCTAGTATCTTTTATCACAAATTGAGTGTTTTCACACTGACCCACTCCTCTTGTTGTTCATCAGCCACCGAACAAAGTCCTGTGCTTTCCTGTCCTCCAGATATTTACTGTAGTCATTTGAGAAAGTTCCCTCTGAGTGTCTCTTCATGCTTGACAACTCCACAGGCTCGTCATTTAATGTGTTGTCTGACTCAAAACTGCAAGGGAGAGCAAAGTAGGTACCACTGAAGTGTTTTCCATAGCATATCATAACTCTACATATCTATATAAATCTCTAGGAACACTAGGGGTATAAAAAAGAGAAGTAAAAGAAAGGGGAACCGAAAGGCAGCACTTGATTCTTAAACTTAGCATTGTCATATATAGTACATGTATCCTTTGTCCTTCCCTTTAATCCTACATTATGTATCACTAAAAGGTTAATCAGCCATAGGTTCTATGTGTCAGTATCAGGTCATGTAGGAATACACTGcaataaaaaacagtttttaattgCATTTCAACATAGTCTTTaaagctttttcttgttttttaattcacttGGAGAAACGTTTTCTCatatacaaa
This window harbors:
- the LOC116311827 gene encoding glucagon-1-like, whose translation is MKSIHSLAGILLVLGFVQSSWQVPLRDADDSLSFESDNTLNDEPVELSSMKRHSEGTFSNDYSKYLEDRKAQDFVRWLMNNKRSGAAEKRHADGTFTSDVSSFLKDQAIKDFVANLKSGQVRRESEMERWGERFSKRHVDGSFTSDVNKVLDSMAAKEYLLWVMTSKPSGESKRQADE